One Dromiciops gliroides isolate mDroGli1 chromosome 3, mDroGli1.pri, whole genome shotgun sequence DNA segment encodes these proteins:
- the TSN gene encoding translin, with product MSVSEIFIELQGFLAAEQDIREEIRKVVQSLEQTAREILTLLQGVHQGAGFQDIPKKCLKAREHFDTVKTQLTSLKTKFPAEQYYRFHEHWRFVLQRLVFLAAFVVYLETETLVTREAVTEILGIEPDRERGFHLDIEDYLSGVLILASELSRLSVNSVTAGDYARPLHISTFINELDSGFRLLNLKNDSLRKRYDGLKYDVKKVEEVVYDLSIRGFNKEAAAACTEK from the exons ATGTCTGTGAGCGAGATCTTCATCGAACTGCAGGGATTCCTGGCTGCCGAGCAGGACATCCGAGAG GAAATCCGGAAAGTTGTGCAGAGTCTAGAACAGACAGCCAGAGAAATTTTAACTCTGCTTCAAGGGGTTCATCAAGGTGCTGGATTTCAGGACA TTCCAAAGAAATGTCTGAAAGCTCGAGAACATTTTGACACAGTAAAAACACAACTAACATCTCTGAAGACCAAGTTCCCTGCTGAACAGTACTACAG ATTTCATGAGCATTGGAGGTTTGTATTGCAACGCTTGGTCTTCCTGGCGGCATTTGTTGTGTATTTGGAAACAGAAACACTTGTAACCCGAGAAGCAGTTACAGAAATACTTGGCA TTGAACCAGATCGAGAAAGAGGATTTCATTTGGACATTGAAGACTATCTTTCTGGAGTGCTAATTCTTGCTAGTGAACTG TCTCGTCTGTCAGTTAACAGTGTCACTGCTGGAGACTATGCCCGTCCTCTTCATATTTCTACTTTCATCAATGAGCTAGATTCTGGCTTCCGACTTCTCAACTTAAAAAATGATTCACTGAGAAAACGCTATGATGGCCTGAAGTATGATGTGAAGAAAGTAGAAGAAGTAGTCTACGATTTGTCAATCCGAGGTTTCAATAAGGAAGCAGCAGCTGCGTGTACAGAGAAATAG